The following are encoded in a window of Bacteroidota bacterium genomic DNA:
- a CDS encoding MFS transporter, producing the protein MKLAGEPISVYFYSPMLKQLFQLSKYPALDSPTLRSNLRAHIADGALYGLALSFISYNTILPVFVQQVGGSVVAIGSVPVLWTIGMNFPQAIVVRFTDPVRQVKPRVLGFGLLARHFFLAVGLFTFLFVKSLPVSTSVPLLLTLIFLTAVAGSFGGPSWFHLYTMTTPMKLRGRLLAIRQVLSSSLGIVGGSLVTFILSTVAFPGNFGLLFFIAYLFSMGSYLYLRKLIEPPSDSVYPVNEYPSSGLKDMERILKGNKNFRNFLIADAFTLMSMSAAAFYAVYAIEKFDVSASYAGTFTAIVMAGMLAGNSVFGYLADALGHKVTLIALALSSAAASLIAVIAGNILVYGFAFFFMSWTVSLQVISRLSFVVELCPENERPTYVALTNTITAPTAAVGILFGWIARVDGFPVMFDAAAFTGLAAAAWLHFYVHDPRFEERPKTTVARSL; encoded by the coding sequence ATGAAACTTGCGGGAGAGCCGATTTCGGTGTATTTTTATTCACCGATGTTGAAACAATTATTCCAGCTCTCAAAATATCCTGCCCTCGATTCTCCAACGCTTCGGTCCAACCTTCGCGCCCATATTGCTGACGGCGCGTTGTACGGACTCGCGCTGAGTTTCATTTCTTACAACACCATTCTTCCGGTCTTCGTCCAGCAAGTGGGCGGCAGCGTCGTTGCGATAGGGAGCGTTCCGGTGCTCTGGACGATCGGCATGAATTTCCCGCAGGCGATCGTCGTACGTTTCACCGACCCCGTCAGACAAGTTAAACCGCGGGTACTCGGGTTCGGCTTGTTGGCCAGACATTTTTTCCTTGCTGTCGGATTGTTTACCTTCTTGTTTGTCAAAAGCCTTCCCGTCTCCACCTCAGTCCCGCTGCTCTTAACATTGATTTTCCTTACTGCCGTTGCCGGAAGTTTTGGCGGCCCGTCGTGGTTTCACCTCTATACCATGACCACTCCGATGAAGCTCAGGGGAAGGCTTCTCGCGATCCGCCAAGTCTTGAGCTCTTCGCTCGGGATCGTCGGCGGTTCCTTGGTGACATTCATCCTGTCAACCGTCGCATTTCCCGGCAATTTCGGCCTGTTATTTTTTATCGCGTACCTTTTTTCGATGGGCTCATACCTCTATTTGCGCAAGCTCATCGAGCCGCCGTCCGATTCCGTCTATCCTGTCAACGAATATCCCTCAAGCGGCTTGAAGGATATGGAGAGAATTCTCAAGGGAAACAAGAATTTCAGAAACTTTTTGATCGCCGATGCGTTCACATTAATGTCCATGTCCGCAGCGGCTTTTTATGCCGTTTATGCGATCGAGAAGTTTGACGTTTCAGCGTCGTACGCCGGCACGTTCACGGCGATCGTGATGGCAGGAATGCTTGCGGGGAACAGCGTGTTCGGTTATCTGGCAGACGCATTGGGACACAAGGTAACGCTGATCGCGCTCGCCTTGTCGTCGGCTGCGGCAAGTCTCATCGCGGTCATTGCCGGCAATATTCTCGTCTACGGATTCGCGTTTTTCTTCATGTCGTGGACAGTGAGCCTGCAGGTCATTTCGCGTTTGTCTTTTGTGGTGGAACTGTGCCCGGAGAACGAACGGCCGACGTACGTTGCGTTGACGAATACGATCACAGCGCCGACGGCGGCGGTGGGAATTTTATTCGGCTGGATCGCGCGCGTTGACGGGTTCCCGGTCATGTTCGATGCGGCAGCGTTCACCGGTTTGGCCGCCGCGGCATGGCTCCATTTTTACGTTCATGATCCGCGTTTTGAAGAAAGGCCGAAGACGACCGTCGCCCGCTCATTGTGA
- a CDS encoding GDSL-type esterase/lipase family protein, producing MAPIIMLGDSITEGFPTDTLLKEFSVVNRGVGGNRTDHVLERLNRDVIDAAPSAVFLLIGINDIGSGFSNNTLLVNYERMVLRITKNIPNVKLFLMSILPTRGIESLPLERIQLLNVEIHKLAMKYGVKFLDIYPMFIDAKGELAEEFTGDGLHLTLPAYEKWANYLRQVFATML from the coding sequence GTGGCCCCTATTATTATGCTTGGGGATTCAATTACTGAAGGGTTTCCTACGGACACTCTTCTGAAAGAGTTTTCCGTTGTCAACAGGGGAGTAGGAGGGAATAGAACCGATCACGTGTTGGAACGCCTTAACCGCGATGTCATCGACGCGGCTCCTTCGGCGGTCTTCCTTCTTATCGGGATCAACGACATCGGCTCGGGGTTTTCAAACAATACATTGCTCGTGAATTACGAACGGATGGTCCTCAGGATCACGAAGAACATTCCCAATGTCAAGCTTTTTCTCATGTCGATTTTACCGACCCGCGGGATCGAGAGCCTGCCCCTGGAACGCATCCAGCTTCTCAACGTGGAAATCCACAAGCTTGCGATGAAGTATGGAGTTAAATTTCTGGACATTTATCCGATGTTCATCGATGCTAAGGGAGAACTGGCGGAAGAGTTCACCGGGGACGGGCTGCACCTCACGTTGCCGGCCTATGAGAAGTGGGCGAATTATTTGCGGCAAGTATTTGCGACCATGCTATAG
- a CDS encoding DUF971 domain-containing protein: protein MRITSIKQTSPDILTMTWDDGHVSPFTLRLLRDECPCAGCKGETVLLHTFQPSPQPELPGRYSLRSISPVGSYAIQIVWGDGHDTGIYPWEYLRSACPCDECSRKKN from the coding sequence ATGCGAATCACTTCGATCAAGCAGACATCGCCGGACATTCTTACTATGACGTGGGATGACGGACACGTCAGTCCCTTCACGCTCCGGCTGCTTCGCGATGAATGCCCTTGCGCAGGCTGCAAAGGAGAAACGGTGCTTTTGCATACCTTCCAGCCTTCGCCTCAACCGGAACTTCCCGGCCGGTATTCGCTGAGGTCGATCTCACCGGTCGGCAGCTATGCGATCCAGATCGTCTGGGGGGACGGACATGATACCGGCATCTATCCGTGGGAATATCTGCGGTCAGCGTGCCCCTGTGATGAATGTTCCCGCAAAAAGAATTGA
- the cdd gene encoding cytidine deaminase translates to MPVSESEKNRLVVAAKEAKEKAYAVYSNFRVGAALLAKDGKVFAGCNVENSSYGLTICAERGAVFSAVAAGKKHFRAIAITSDDPGFITPCGACRQVLAEFAPRLEIILTNGKGKKKVTSLDELFPIPPDLKKLSRRARKTSKQ, encoded by the coding sequence GTGCCAGTCTCTGAGTCGGAAAAAAATAGACTAGTCGTTGCTGCAAAAGAGGCAAAGGAGAAAGCCTACGCTGTTTATTCGAACTTTCGTGTCGGCGCTGCGTTGCTGGCAAAAGACGGGAAAGTTTTCGCCGGATGCAACGTCGAAAACTCATCATACGGCCTGACGATCTGCGCAGAACGCGGCGCCGTCTTCAGTGCGGTTGCTGCGGGAAAAAAGCACTTTCGGGCGATCGCGATCACGTCCGACGATCCGGGATTTATCACCCCTTGCGGCGCCTGCCGTCAGGTGCTGGCTGAGTTCGCCCCGCGGCTGGAGATCATTCTTACGAACGGCAAAGGGAAGAAGAAAGTAACGTCGCTCGATGAACTTTTTCCAATTCCCCCCGACCTCAAGAAATTGTCCCGCCGAGCAAGAAAGACGTCAAAGCAATGA
- a CDS encoding inosine/xanthosine triphosphatase has protein sequence MRVAIASTRSPKVNGVKRAFQKLSHIPPFAQIVFEPMQVESGVQATPLSVDELMTGAHQRAESAFVKSGPKSGEALFSVGVEGGIYVSQHRAFLQSWACVYDGTQCSFGSSGSIEIPQALSDAVVRDGADLGKVIDIFAEQKNVRSNQGTWGILTNDLITREDSFELATLNALAPFFNKRMYERKTIG, from the coding sequence ATGAGAGTTGCCATCGCAAGCACGCGCTCGCCAAAGGTTAACGGCGTAAAGCGGGCATTCCAAAAACTCTCTCACATTCCTCCGTTCGCGCAGATCGTTTTTGAACCAATGCAGGTCGAGAGCGGAGTTCAAGCAACCCCTCTTTCGGTTGATGAATTGATGACCGGCGCACACCAACGCGCCGAATCTGCTTTCGTGAAGTCCGGCCCGAAAAGCGGCGAAGCGTTGTTTTCGGTCGGAGTTGAAGGCGGGATCTACGTCTCGCAGCACCGCGCGTTCCTGCAAAGCTGGGCGTGCGTGTATGACGGAACGCAGTGTTCGTTCGGAAGTTCGGGGAGCATAGAAATCCCGCAGGCCCTTTCGGACGCCGTCGTGCGGGATGGAGCTGACCTGGGGAAGGTCATCGATATCTTTGCCGAACAAAAAAATGTCCGCAGCAATCAAGGGACATGGGGAATTCTCACCAACGATCTCATCACCCGTGAGGACTCGTTCGAACTGGCCACGCTTAATGCGCTCGCTCCGTTTTTTAATAAGAGAATGTACGAACGTAAAACGATCGGCTGA
- a CDS encoding MoaD/ThiS family protein has protein sequence MPLSTIAVTVKLFASVKDVAKLSETVVKLPDASVASDVFSFLIKQYPELEPFQSYIRIAVNEAYVDIDFQLHDGDEVAIIPPVSGGR, from the coding sequence GTGCCATTATCCACTATTGCTGTTACGGTAAAGCTCTTTGCGTCCGTCAAAGACGTCGCAAAACTGTCTGAAACAGTTGTCAAACTCCCTGACGCATCTGTTGCCTCGGATGTGTTTTCATTCCTCATCAAGCAATATCCTGAACTGGAGCCCTTTCAATCATACATTCGCATTGCAGTCAATGAAGCGTATGTCGATATTGATTTTCAATTGCACGACGGCGACGAGGTCGCAATTATTCCCCCTGTCAGCGGCGGACGATGA
- a CDS encoding molybdenum cofactor biosynthesis protein MoaE, translating into MIRISEKEIDAAELLSSVAVPEAGGIDLFLGTTRNHSKGKKVVRLEYEAYPSMAVKMMAEIEREIRRRWSVQRVAIVHRTGVVPVMEASVGIAVSAAHRSDAFEACRYAIDEIKKRVPIWKKEVFVDGEVWVENSEVKKV; encoded by the coding sequence ATGATCCGGATCAGCGAAAAAGAAATTGATGCGGCCGAATTGTTATCGTCGGTCGCGGTCCCCGAGGCCGGCGGCATCGACCTCTTCCTCGGGACAACGCGGAATCACTCCAAGGGAAAGAAGGTCGTACGATTGGAGTATGAGGCTTATCCCTCGATGGCGGTCAAGATGATGGCAGAAATTGAACGAGAGATCAGGAGGCGATGGTCGGTTCAAAGGGTCGCGATCGTTCACCGGACCGGAGTGGTGCCGGTCATGGAAGCCAGCGTCGGAATTGCGGTCTCCGCGGCCCACCGCAGTGATGCCTTCGAAGCGTGCCGGTATGCGATCGATGAGATCAAGAAAAGAGTCCCCATCTGGAAAAAAGAGGTTTTTGTGGATGGAGAAGTGTGGGTAGAAAATTCCGAAGTGAAAAAGGTTTGA
- a CDS encoding PA0069 family radical SAM protein, giving the protein MKGRGTEENPRIRFETLTREPFDDEWSGTEQERRIPTQYFRDTSKSILTKNESPDLGFTFGLNPYRGCEHGCIYCYARPTHDFLGFSSGVDFETKIMVKVDAASLLEAEFRRNGWRPDVVMVSGNVDCYQPIERKLKITRQCLEVFLRYRNPVAMITKNALVVRDIDLLSQLATLNQVSVCLSVTTLDRDLARSMEPRTSTPEQRLSAIERLAGAGIPVSVNAAPVIPGLNDEELPSILREASERGATRAGYTLLRLPYSVKELFVDWLRREFPSKADRVLNRITDVRDGKLNDSGFTTRMKGTGEIAGSIAQLFRASCKKYGLKASYAPLSSDKFVRPSIDRQQEEINFS; this is encoded by the coding sequence ATGAAGGGCAGAGGGACAGAGGAAAATCCCCGCATCAGGTTTGAAACGCTCACGCGCGAACCGTTTGACGATGAATGGAGCGGCACCGAGCAAGAGAGGCGGATTCCGACCCAATATTTTCGCGATACATCGAAAAGCATCCTTACCAAAAATGAAAGCCCCGACCTCGGATTTACGTTCGGGCTGAACCCTTACCGGGGTTGCGAACACGGATGCATCTATTGTTATGCGCGGCCCACCCATGACTTTCTCGGATTTTCTTCCGGAGTAGATTTCGAAACGAAGATCATGGTAAAGGTGGACGCGGCTTCGCTTCTCGAAGCCGAATTTCGCAGAAACGGCTGGCGCCCCGACGTCGTGATGGTGTCCGGAAATGTGGATTGCTACCAGCCGATCGAACGCAAACTCAAAATTACCCGCCAATGTCTCGAGGTCTTTCTCCGCTACCGCAATCCGGTTGCGATGATCACGAAAAACGCCCTCGTCGTCCGCGACATCGACCTTCTGTCTCAGCTGGCAACGCTCAATCAGGTTTCTGTTTGCCTCTCGGTGACGACGCTTGACCGCGATCTGGCCCGCAGCATGGAGCCGCGGACCTCGACTCCCGAGCAGAGGCTCTCCGCTATCGAGCGGCTCGCAGGTGCAGGCATTCCGGTCAGCGTGAATGCAGCCCCCGTCATTCCGGGGCTGAACGATGAAGAGCTTCCTTCGATCCTTCGGGAAGCATCTGAGCGGGGGGCCACGCGGGCCGGATATACCTTGCTTCGGCTTCCGTATTCGGTCAAAGAACTTTTTGTCGATTGGCTGCGTCGGGAATTCCCTTCCAAAGCAGATCGGGTTCTGAACAGGATTACTGATGTAAGGGATGGGAAGTTGAATGATTCCGGGTTCACAACGCGCATGAAAGGGACGGGGGAGATCGCCGGATCGATAGCGCAGCTGTTTCGCGCGAGCTGCAAAAAGTATGGCCTGAAGGCGTCCTATGCGCCGCTCAGCTCCGATAAATTTGTCAGGCCTTCAATCGACCGACAACAAGAAGAGATCAATTTTTCATAA